A genomic stretch from Bordetella sp. N includes:
- the gspD gene encoding type II secretion system secretin GspD: MLRVLQRLTAATLSLTLTLGVPLTAFAQQPARSTDDKVSLNFVDVDIPAVLRALSLFTKRNYLYDPRVKGKMTLVSDQPVDRQTAMNMLAGSLRLQGYAIVEVGGVTRVVPEADAKLQGSAMSVEDFDRRGAGGGRNVSAPAAGAPRAPGGEVVTRVFPLKYENAANLVPVLRPMVPPNNPVNAYPGNNTVVVTDYADNMERIARVIASIDVPTSIDTAVVPVRYAIASDVAALASQLLDAQQQSADATQRIAVIADPRTNNVVIRSGSPARTALARDLVMKLDTQQSGAGNLHVVYLRNAQAVRLAAVLGGLLTGQGANAPGANGAGGQGQRSGGGGAAVQQGGSQTSQGGSGNTYTPTGMGSGSTSGTSSSSSGIGSGQQQAIARVDGSNNMQPVSYSGNGATVQADPATNTLIISANEPQYRSLREVIDMLDQRRAQVLVESMIVEVNETQAAQLGVQWFGATNGGLNTNGTSVIGGSNLGGSGLNLTSAATTIDALPGGLSVGLLRGTTTIPGVGQILNLNLLANALKTNGGANILSTPNLMTLDNEAASIMVGKTVPFVTGQYVTSGSGSSTNPFQTIEREDVGLKLNIRPQISEGGSVKLDIYQEVSSIDATSSTSTSGIVTNKRAIDTSVLIDDGQIIVLGGLLQDSVSTSNSGVPGLSSIPIIGALFRDDSRSREKTNLMVFLRPHVVRSSQDAMGVTLDRYNYMRRAQSVVQPGDHWALPDMNAPILPPANVPGAPNGAYDLRPAAAAETLKQAPPQSTQSFAVRQLPETPRPPDEVIRANLPIGVTIASDPSALYGDTQSTKTTLQFATANGQDQAENIAARVRMSGLDAYNQPGPGGQGYVVRSQVPRDARSVDTALSLLKQLGYKPELVTQP; the protein is encoded by the coding sequence ATGCTACGCGTTTTGCAACGGCTGACAGCCGCAACCCTGTCACTCACCCTCACGTTGGGTGTTCCCCTTACGGCGTTTGCGCAGCAACCGGCGCGTAGTACCGACGACAAGGTTTCCCTTAATTTCGTGGATGTCGACATTCCGGCGGTCTTGCGCGCCTTGTCGTTATTCACCAAGCGTAATTATCTTTATGACCCTCGTGTGAAGGGCAAGATGACGCTGGTATCCGATCAGCCCGTCGATCGCCAGACCGCCATGAATATGCTGGCGGGTTCTCTGCGTCTGCAAGGCTACGCCATCGTCGAAGTCGGCGGTGTGACACGGGTGGTGCCGGAGGCCGACGCCAAACTGCAGGGCAGCGCGATGTCGGTCGAGGACTTCGACCGCCGCGGCGCCGGGGGTGGCCGTAACGTTTCCGCGCCGGCGGCTGGCGCGCCGCGCGCGCCGGGTGGCGAGGTCGTAACGCGGGTGTTCCCCTTGAAGTACGAGAACGCCGCCAACCTGGTGCCGGTGTTGCGGCCCATGGTGCCGCCCAACAATCCCGTCAATGCCTACCCCGGCAACAATACCGTGGTGGTGACCGACTACGCCGACAACATGGAGCGTATCGCCCGGGTCATCGCCAGCATCGACGTGCCGACCTCGATCGATACGGCGGTGGTGCCGGTGCGTTATGCCATCGCGTCCGACGTGGCGGCGCTGGCGTCGCAACTGCTGGATGCCCAGCAGCAGAGCGCCGACGCTACCCAGCGCATCGCCGTGATCGCCGATCCGCGCACCAACAACGTGGTGATCCGCTCGGGCAGCCCGGCGCGCACCGCGCTGGCGCGTGACCTGGTCATGAAGCTCGATACCCAGCAGTCCGGCGCCGGTAATCTGCACGTGGTCTATCTGCGCAATGCCCAGGCCGTGCGCCTGGCGGCCGTGCTGGGCGGTCTGCTGACCGGCCAGGGCGCCAACGCGCCAGGGGCCAATGGCGCCGGCGGCCAGGGCCAGCGCAGTGGCGGCGGCGGCGCGGCCGTGCAGCAAGGCGGCAGCCAGACCAGCCAGGGCGGCAGCGGCAACACGTATACGCCCACGGGCATGGGGAGCGGCAGCACCAGCGGCACGTCCTCGTCCAGCAGCGGCATCGGATCCGGCCAGCAGCAGGCCATCGCCCGGGTCGACGGCAGCAACAATATGCAGCCGGTTTCCTACTCCGGCAACGGCGCGACGGTGCAGGCCGACCCCGCCACCAACACCCTGATCATTTCCGCCAACGAGCCTCAGTACCGCAGCCTGCGGGAAGTGATCGACATGCTGGACCAGCGTCGTGCACAGGTGCTGGTGGAAAGCATGATCGTCGAAGTCAACGAAACCCAGGCGGCGCAGCTGGGCGTGCAATGGTTCGGCGCCACCAACGGTGGCCTCAACACCAACGGCACGTCCGTGATCGGCGGCTCCAACCTTGGCGGTTCCGGGCTCAACCTGACCAGCGCGGCGACCACCATCGACGCCTTGCCCGGCGGCTTGAGCGTGGGCCTGCTGCGCGGCACCACCACCATTCCCGGTGTCGGCCAGATTCTCAACCTGAACCTGCTGGCCAATGCGCTGAAGACCAACGGCGGCGCCAACATCCTGTCCACGCCCAACCTGATGACCCTGGACAACGAAGCAGCCAGCATCATGGTGGGCAAGACCGTGCCCTTCGTGACGGGCCAGTACGTGACGTCCGGCAGCGGCTCCAGCACCAATCCTTTCCAGACCATCGAACGGGAAGATGTGGGCCTGAAGCTGAACATCCGGCCGCAGATTTCCGAGGGCGGTTCGGTCAAGCTGGACATCTACCAGGAAGTCAGCTCCATCGATGCCACCAGCTCCACGAGCACGAGCGGCATCGTCACCAACAAGCGGGCCATCGACACCAGCGTGCTGATCGACGACGGCCAGATCATCGTGCTGGGCGGGCTGCTGCAGGACAGCGTATCGACCAGCAATTCCGGCGTCCCCGGCCTGAGCTCCATCCCCATCATCGGCGCCTTGTTCCGCGACGACTCGCGCAGCCGCGAGAAGACCAACCTGATGGTGTTCCTGCGGCCGCACGTGGTGCGCAGCAGCCAGGACGCCATGGGCGTCACGCTGGATCGCTACAACTACATGCGGCGCGCGCAGAGCGTGGTGCAGCCGGGCGATCACTGGGCCTTGCCGGACATGAACGCGCCCATCCTGCCGCCGGCCAATGTGCCCGGCGCGCCCAATGGCGCTTACGACCTGCGTCCGGCCGCCGCCGCCGAGACCTTGAAGCAGGCGCCCCCGCAGTCCACGCAATCCTTCGCCGTGCGCCAGTTGCCCGAGACGCCGCGTCCGCCGGATGAAGTGATTCGCGCCAATCTGCCGATCGGCGTGACCATCGCCAGCGATCCCTCGGCCTTGTACGGCGACACGCAGTCGACCAAGACCACCCTGCAGTTCGCCACGGCCAACGGCCAGGACCAGGCCGAGAACATCGCCGCGCGCGTGCGCATGAGCGGCCTGGACGCCTATAACCAGCCCGGCCCCGGCGGCCAGGGCTACGTCGTGCGCTCGCAGGTGCCGCGCGATGCGCGCAGCGTCGACACGGCCTTGTCGCTGTTGAAACAACTAGGCTACAAGCCGGAGCTGGTGACGCAGCCATGA
- the gspE gene encoding type II secretion system ATPase GspE, with product MSALPSLPYAWARAQRAVVSMQGGRPRLTTSARTPSWALAEIRRRYGDLGVEVVDDAVLETLLTATYSDTGDAATVMGVAENEIDLDRLMQDIPEVADLLEAQDDAPVIRMINALFTQAARDNASDIHIEPYETHSVVRYRVDGTLRDVVSPRKALHAALISRIKIMAHLDIAEKRLPQDGRIALRVGGRPIDVRVSTLPTGHGERAVLRLLDKEAGRLELEKLGMAAGLLGKLDKLIRQPHGIVLVTGPTGSGKTTTLYAALGRLDASTSNILTVEDPIEYDLPGVSQTQVNSKIDMSFAMALRAILRQDPDVIMIGEIRDLETAQIAVQASLTGHLVLATLHTNDAVSAVTRLTDMGVEPFLLASSLLGVLAQRLVRRLCQHCRAPHEEEGRLVYRPVGCPHCNHTGYSGRTGIHELFVVDEEVRRLVHEGRDEQSLRLAAVAAGMESMRQDGERWVRDGVTAPEEIVRVTRDH from the coding sequence ATGAGCGCATTGCCGTCACTGCCTTATGCCTGGGCGCGCGCGCAGCGCGCCGTGGTCTCCATGCAGGGCGGGCGGCCGCGCCTGACCACCAGCGCGCGCACGCCGTCCTGGGCCCTGGCCGAGATACGGCGCCGCTATGGCGATCTGGGTGTCGAGGTGGTGGACGACGCGGTGCTGGAAACCCTGCTGACGGCCACCTATAGCGATACGGGTGACGCCGCCACGGTGATGGGCGTGGCCGAAAACGAGATCGATCTCGACCGGCTCATGCAGGACATCCCTGAGGTGGCCGATCTGCTGGAGGCGCAGGACGACGCGCCGGTGATCCGCATGATCAATGCGTTGTTCACCCAGGCCGCGCGCGACAACGCCAGCGATATCCATATCGAGCCCTACGAAACCCACTCGGTGGTGCGCTACCGCGTCGACGGCACCTTGCGTGACGTGGTGTCGCCGCGCAAGGCGCTGCATGCCGCGCTGATCTCGCGCATCAAGATCATGGCGCATCTGGATATCGCCGAGAAGCGCCTGCCGCAGGACGGCCGTATCGCCTTGCGCGTGGGCGGGCGTCCCATCGACGTGCGGGTATCGACCCTGCCCACGGGCCACGGCGAACGCGCCGTGCTGCGTCTGCTGGACAAGGAAGCAGGGCGCCTGGAGCTGGAGAAGCTGGGCATGGCGGCCGGCTTGCTGGGCAAGCTGGACAAGCTGATCCGGCAACCCCACGGCATCGTGCTGGTGACCGGCCCGACCGGCAGCGGCAAGACCACCACGCTGTATGCGGCGTTGGGGCGGCTGGACGCGAGCACCAGCAACATCCTGACGGTCGAGGATCCGATCGAATACGACTTGCCCGGGGTCAGCCAGACCCAGGTCAACAGCAAGATCGACATGAGCTTCGCCATGGCCCTGCGCGCCATCCTGCGCCAGGATCCGGACGTCATCATGATCGGTGAAATCCGCGATCTGGAAACGGCGCAGATCGCCGTACAGGCGTCCCTGACGGGCCACCTGGTGCTGGCCACCCTGCACACCAACGACGCGGTGTCGGCCGTGACTCGCTTGACCGACATGGGCGTCGAGCCTTTCCTGCTGGCGTCGTCGCTGCTGGGCGTGCTGGCGCAACGGCTGGTGCGCCGGCTGTGCCAGCATTGCCGCGCGCCGCATGAAGAAGAGGGCCGCCTGGTGTACCGGCCGGTGGGTTGCCCGCATTGCAATCACACGGGCTACAGCGGCCGCACGGGCATCCACGAATTGTTCGTGGTGGACGAAGAAGTGCGGCGCCTGGTGCATGAAGGGCGCGACGAGCAGTCGCTGCGCCTGGCGGCCGTGGCCGCCGGCATGGAGTCCATGCGCCAGGACGGCGAGCGCTGGGTGCGCGACGGCGTGACGGCGCCCGAGGAAATCGTGCGGGTGACGCGGGATCATTGA
- the gspN gene encoding type II secretion system protein N has product MASMALLERWQARRAAGASRILGLLVAGILVGLLAALSVLPARWLMRFVDDDGLYAIVDASGTIWNGSALLAVGPAGARRTLPQPLDWQWTWHGVMLRHPWLSGTVRLAPGWHGLFTPSVSMSAGSLRLPADILAAFGSPVNTLAPGGNLELRWPDYDAGVARGPELLQVQWRDASSALSTVNPLGSYRLQATAGKGQGKGNDVVVTLTTLNGPLKVQATGNWNGRRLALNGAAEAEAGVPDNVRQNLETLLSAIGRRDGARSVFGTGP; this is encoded by the coding sequence ATGGCGTCGATGGCATTGCTGGAACGCTGGCAGGCGCGTCGCGCCGCGGGCGCATCCCGTATCCTCGGGCTGCTGGTGGCCGGCATCCTGGTGGGCCTGCTTGCCGCCCTGAGCGTCCTGCCCGCCCGCTGGCTGATGCGCTTCGTCGATGACGACGGCCTGTACGCCATCGTCGACGCCAGCGGCACCATCTGGAACGGCAGCGCGCTGCTGGCCGTGGGGCCCGCGGGCGCAAGACGCACGCTGCCGCAGCCGCTGGATTGGCAATGGACCTGGCACGGCGTGATGCTGCGCCACCCCTGGCTGAGCGGCACCGTGCGCCTGGCGCCGGGCTGGCATGGCCTGTTCACGCCGTCGGTGTCGATGTCGGCCGGCAGCCTGCGGTTACCCGCCGACATCCTTGCCGCCTTCGGCTCGCCGGTGAACACGCTGGCGCCCGGCGGCAATCTGGAACTGCGCTGGCCCGACTATGACGCCGGCGTGGCGCGCGGGCCCGAGTTGCTGCAAGTGCAATGGCGCGACGCATCCTCGGCGCTGTCCACGGTCAACCCCCTGGGTAGTTACCGTCTGCAGGCCACGGCCGGCAAAGGACAGGGCAAGGGCAATGACGTGGTGGTGACGCTGACGACCTTGAACGGTCCGCTCAAGGTGCAGGCCACGGGGAACTGGAACGGCCGCCGCCTGGCGCTGAACGGCGCCGCGGAAGCGGAGGCAGGCGTGCCGGACAATGTGCGGCAGAATCTGGAAACGCTGCTGTCGGCCATCGGCCGTCGTGATGGCGCGCGCAGCGTGTTCGGTACGGGTCCGTAG
- the gspM gene encoding type II secretion system protein GspM translates to MTRSVAGLAPTLAAWRLKLRDTLRPVAVWHAALTPRERRLVNGGGAVLALFLIFTFAIDPALTTITRSRTELPALRAQAAAVASLTNEAQRLRQHSGRSTNAPLAQTDIDDSLRRAGFAPDSFQTTQELANSGSKAGQAAAWRVEFKLAPSATLMQWSDKVPAELRLRVAEVALTRASTEYGRPIPGKVNGTVRLAAPVSN, encoded by the coding sequence ATGACGCGTTCCGTAGCGGGCCTGGCGCCCACCTTGGCCGCGTGGCGCCTGAAGCTGCGCGACACCCTGCGCCCGGTCGCCGTGTGGCATGCCGCGCTGACCCCACGCGAACGGCGCCTGGTGAACGGCGGCGGCGCGGTGCTGGCCCTGTTCCTGATATTCACCTTCGCCATCGATCCGGCGCTGACCACCATCACGCGCTCACGCACCGAACTGCCCGCGCTGCGCGCACAAGCCGCCGCGGTGGCCAGCCTGACCAACGAGGCCCAGCGCCTGCGCCAACACAGCGGCCGCAGCACCAACGCGCCGCTGGCGCAGACGGACATCGACGACAGCCTGCGCCGCGCCGGTTTCGCGCCTGACAGTTTCCAGACGACGCAGGAACTCGCCAACAGCGGCAGCAAGGCCGGCCAGGCCGCGGCCTGGCGCGTCGAATTCAAGCTGGCGCCCTCCGCGACGCTGATGCAGTGGAGCGACAAGGTGCCGGCCGAACTGCGCCTGCGCGTCGCCGAGGTCGCGCTGACCCGCGCCAGCACCGAGTACGGCCGTCCCATCCCCGGCAAGGTCAACGGCACCGTGCGCCTGGCCGCGCCCGTGAGCAACTGA
- the gspL gene encoding type II secretion system protein GspL: MKNTLRIALPELAELSATMPLAYAWFDRQGRCARSGELTPAALATGFAGARVEAVLVPNDAIVTTVQVPAVPARVLTAAIHGAVEPLVLSDLEELAIGHGPRAADGTVTVAWTSRAALARAWSLLVQAGLRIDALLPAQLVLPRDDSHPELALALPADARWQTDAPRWSLALPALSPRQSSPWRAPLWWAAAAVAVWVVGLNIHAARLRGEATALRAGMEAQVRTAFPGIPVVVDALRQAEQGRNALLAGQGSSSNGDFVPLALASAKALPFAASHTAEMRYADNAITLKLDGADSKDPDQLGQAPAMAQAAAALGLRIEKQDAPLTWRITRSQP, translated from the coding sequence TTGAAGAACACCTTACGCATCGCGCTGCCCGAGCTCGCCGAGCTGTCCGCGACGATGCCGCTGGCCTACGCCTGGTTCGATCGCCAGGGCCGCTGCGCGCGCAGCGGTGAGCTGACGCCAGCGGCCCTGGCCACCGGCTTCGCCGGCGCCCGCGTCGAAGCGGTGCTGGTGCCCAACGACGCCATCGTCACCACGGTGCAGGTGCCCGCGGTGCCCGCGCGCGTGCTTACCGCCGCGATCCATGGCGCCGTCGAACCGCTGGTGCTCAGCGACCTGGAAGAACTGGCCATCGGCCACGGCCCCCGCGCCGCCGATGGCACCGTCACCGTGGCCTGGACCTCGCGCGCGGCGCTGGCCCGCGCCTGGAGCCTGCTGGTCCAGGCAGGCCTGCGCATCGACGCGCTGCTGCCCGCGCAACTGGTGCTGCCGCGCGACGACAGCCATCCCGAACTCGCCCTGGCCCTGCCCGCCGATGCGCGTTGGCAAACCGACGCTCCGCGCTGGTCGCTGGCCTTGCCGGCCTTGAGTCCGCGCCAGTCCTCGCCCTGGCGCGCGCCGCTCTGGTGGGCCGCCGCGGCCGTGGCCGTCTGGGTGGTGGGACTGAACATTCATGCGGCGCGCCTGCGCGGCGAAGCCACTGCCCTGCGCGCCGGCATGGAAGCGCAGGTCCGCACGGCATTCCCCGGCATCCCGGTGGTGGTCGACGCGCTGCGCCAGGCCGAACAAGGCCGCAATGCCCTGTTGGCCGGCCAAGGCAGCAGCAGCAACGGCGACTTCGTGCCCCTGGCGCTGGCCTCCGCCAAAGCCCTGCCCTTCGCCGCCAGCCATACCGCTGAAATGCGCTATGCCGATAACGCCATCACCTTGAAGCTGGATGGCGCCGACAGCAAGGACCCCGACCAGCTGGGCCAGGCGCCCGCCATGGCGCAAGCCGCTGCCGCGCTGGGCCTGCGCATCGAAAAACAGGACGCGCCGCTGACCTGGCGCATCACCAGGAGCCAGCCATGA
- the gspK gene encoding type II secretion system minor pseudopilin GspK, which translates to MRPEASSGARARRAQRGMAVVSALIVVAVVAALTSGLFMRQTSAIRQMENEQARAQARWLLVSGLDWARLVVRESLRREPTIHAGQLWTVPVQDTRLERPGDGRVAIFSGSIEDEQGKFNVYNVARGGLIMPDQVVVLARLLTALQVPDGLAQTLAQRVALTQPSKPVTDPNGAIIRQGAPPRAPAPRGIEDLLANLNLDPALRRDLQRTLTYLPAATTVNVNTAPPEVIAALVPDMTMAQARIVVGERERGAWFNDAADFTNRLGGVGVQNTPEGIGATSAWFSATGTVAYERVHLVMRALIQSAADQSTEIVWKREIH; encoded by the coding sequence ATGCGACCGGAAGCTTCCAGCGGCGCGCGGGCCAGACGCGCCCAGCGCGGCATGGCCGTGGTCAGCGCCCTGATCGTCGTCGCCGTCGTCGCGGCCCTGACATCCGGCCTGTTCATGCGCCAGACCTCCGCCATCCGCCAGATGGAAAACGAGCAGGCCCGCGCGCAAGCGCGCTGGCTGCTGGTCAGCGGCCTGGACTGGGCCCGCCTGGTGGTGCGCGAAAGCCTGCGCCGCGAACCCACCATCCACGCCGGCCAGCTGTGGACGGTGCCCGTGCAGGACACGCGCCTGGAACGCCCGGGCGACGGCCGCGTCGCCATCTTCTCCGGAAGCATCGAGGACGAACAAGGCAAGTTCAATGTCTACAACGTGGCCCGTGGCGGCCTGATCATGCCTGACCAGGTCGTGGTGCTCGCGCGCCTGCTGACCGCCCTGCAAGTCCCGGACGGCCTGGCGCAAACACTGGCGCAACGCGTCGCGCTGACGCAACCCAGCAAACCCGTGACCGACCCGAACGGCGCCATCATCCGCCAGGGCGCGCCACCGCGCGCGCCCGCCCCCCGCGGCATCGAGGACCTGCTGGCCAATCTCAATCTGGACCCCGCGCTGCGCCGCGATCTGCAGCGGACGCTCACCTATCTGCCCGCCGCCACCACCGTCAACGTCAACACCGCGCCACCCGAGGTCATCGCCGCCCTGGTCCCCGACATGACCATGGCGCAGGCCCGCATCGTGGTCGGCGAACGCGAACGGGGCGCCTGGTTCAATGACGCCGCCGACTTCACCAATCGCCTGGGCGGCGTCGGCGTGCAAAACACACCCGAGGGCATAGGCGCGACCAGCGCCTGGTTCTCCGCCACCGGCACCGTGGCTTACGAACGTGTCCACCTGGTCATGCGGGCGCTGATCCAGAGCGCCGCCGACCAATCCACCGAAATTGTCTGGAAACGAGAAATCCATTGA
- a CDS encoding type II secretion system protein J, with protein sequence MPPLGTGARSKARSAAQRGFTLIEVLIAITLMALVTLLAYRGLSRVADTRAWLEKDAADNAVIIRTLGQLERDLTLSNDGHNGENVAQQGQLASGVEVDQQPGKPLQLGIVRSAPADDGSWQQVIWRLNNGALWRYTGQPGAQYPLPPAQAGAEVMANVVQLSVRFWVPGKGWIVAGPTDGRAATGIEVALERMRNGMRERYTRVVVLR encoded by the coding sequence GTGCCCCCGCTTGGCACAGGCGCGCGCAGTAAGGCGCGCAGCGCGGCTCAGCGGGGCTTTACCCTGATCGAGGTGCTGATCGCCATCACGCTGATGGCGCTGGTCACCTTGCTGGCGTATCGCGGCCTGAGCCGTGTCGCCGACACGCGCGCGTGGCTGGAGAAGGACGCGGCGGACAACGCGGTGATCATCCGCACGCTGGGTCAGCTCGAACGCGACCTGACCTTGTCCAATGACGGCCATAACGGCGAAAACGTCGCCCAGCAAGGGCAACTGGCCAGCGGCGTCGAAGTCGACCAGCAACCCGGCAAACCCTTGCAATTGGGCATCGTGCGCTCGGCCCCCGCCGACGACGGCAGCTGGCAACAGGTGATCTGGCGCCTCAACAATGGCGCCTTGTGGCGCTACACCGGCCAGCCAGGCGCGCAGTATCCGCTGCCCCCCGCGCAGGCGGGCGCCGAAGTGATGGCCAACGTGGTGCAGCTGTCCGTCCGCTTCTGGGTCCCCGGCAAAGGCTGGATCGTCGCCGGCCCCACCGACGGCCGCGCGGCCACCGGCATCGAGGTCGCGCTGGAGCGCATGCGCAACGGCATGCGGGAACGCTACACGCGCGTGGTGGTGCTGCGATGA
- the gspI gene encoding type II secretion system minor pseudopilin GspI — protein MRGPRARLPQDDRQRRRERGFTLIEVLVALAIIAVALAAALRATGVMAQNNRALHDKTLALVAAENRMAELRLAEVLPGPGKQDAPCPEGRLDMLCESTFTYSLNRAFRQVSVRVYLRGQPNLTLAELSGLLTNVR, from the coding sequence ATGCGCGGCCCTCGCGCCCGCTTGCCGCAAGATGATCGACAGCGGCGCCGCGAGCGGGGCTTCACACTGATCGAAGTGCTGGTAGCGCTGGCCATCATCGCCGTCGCCCTGGCCGCCGCCTTGCGCGCCACGGGCGTGATGGCGCAGAACAATCGCGCGCTGCATGACAAGACCCTGGCGCTGGTCGCCGCCGAAAACCGCATGGCGGAATTGCGGCTGGCCGAGGTGCTGCCGGGTCCCGGCAAGCAGGACGCCCCCTGCCCTGAAGGAAGGCTGGACATGCTGTGCGAGAGCACCTTCACCTATTCGCTGAATCGCGCGTTCCGGCAAGTGTCGGTACGGGTGTATCTGCGCGGCCAACCCAACCTGACGTTAGCCGAACTGTCAGGCTTGCTAACGAACGTCCGGTGA
- a CDS encoding GspH/FimT family pseudopilin: MTRPIQRRHPASTRQDGFTLIELLVVLVIIGIAAGMVGISAVAAPDRHLHQDAERLVLSFAIAQSEARSDGRIITWRADAGGYHFERPGRRVGSTGSADDEAIPPPDDFRNDAELKPQAWSAGTVSVTPSGPKGWLRFDTEWMSDPAQLTLAAGGRTVTITRDAGGAYAVQ; encoded by the coding sequence GTGACTCGCCCCATCCAGCGTCGGCACCCCGCATCCACGCGGCAAGACGGCTTCACCCTGATCGAACTGCTGGTCGTGCTGGTCATCATCGGCATCGCGGCGGGCATGGTCGGCATCTCCGCGGTCGCCGCGCCGGACCGGCATCTGCACCAGGACGCCGAACGCCTGGTCCTTTCCTTCGCCATCGCCCAAAGCGAGGCCCGCAGCGACGGCCGCATCATCACCTGGCGCGCCGACGCCGGCGGCTATCACTTCGAACGCCCCGGCCGCCGAGTGGGCAGCACCGGCAGCGCCGACGACGAAGCCATTCCGCCGCCGGACGACTTCCGCAACGACGCCGAGTTGAAGCCGCAAGCCTGGTCGGCCGGCACCGTGTCCGTGACGCCTTCCGGCCCCAAGGGCTGGCTCCGCTTCGATACAGAATGGATGTCCGATCCCGCCCAGCTCACCCTCGCCGCCGGCGGACGTACGGTGACCATCACGCGCGACGCGGGCGGTGCCTATGCGGTGCAATGA
- the gspG gene encoding type II secretion system major pseudopilin GspG, with the protein MRQRGSAAIARQQGFTLIEIMVVVVIMGILAALIVPRVLDRPDQARQVAARQDIGGLMQALKLYRLDNGRYPSTQQGLQALVTRPENISNWRPYLDRLPNDPWGHPYQYLSPGVKGEVDVFSFGADGKAGGEQNDADIGSWDL; encoded by the coding sequence GTGCGTCAGCGAGGCAGTGCCGCCATTGCGCGGCAGCAAGGTTTTACCCTGATCGAAATCATGGTTGTCGTGGTCATCATGGGGATCCTCGCGGCCTTGATCGTGCCCCGTGTGCTCGACCGCCCCGACCAGGCCCGCCAAGTGGCCGCCCGCCAGGACATCGGCGGACTGATGCAGGCCCTCAAGCTCTATCGCCTGGATAACGGCCGCTATCCGAGCACCCAGCAAGGTCTGCAAGCCCTGGTCACGCGCCCGGAAAACATCTCCAACTGGCGCCCTTACCTGGACCGCCTGCCCAACGACCCCTGGGGCCATCCCTATCAATACCTGAGCCCCGGCGTGAAGGGCGAAGTCGATGTGTTTTCCTTCGGCGCCGACGGCAAGGCCGGCGGCGAGCAGAACGATGCCGACATCGGGTCCTGGGATCTCTAA
- the htpX gene encoding protease HtpX — protein sequence MKRIFLFVLTNLAVMLVLSATLRIFGVDRFLTANGLNLGALLIFSVIVGFTGSIISLFLSKPMAKWSTGAQIIDPNGPRTQREAWLLDTVHQLADRAGIGRPEVAIYDGAPNAFATGAFKNDSLVAVSTGLLESMTEEEVAAVLGHEVAHIANGDMVTLTLIQGVVNTFVIFLARVVGYFIDRTVFRNERGLGPGYMITVIVCEILFGIAASVIVAWFSRQREFRADAGSAHLLGSRDPMIRALARLGGLEAGELPKSFEASGISGRQAISAIFASHPPIQQRIAALQRGAA from the coding sequence ATGAAACGCATCTTTCTTTTTGTGCTGACCAACCTGGCCGTCATGCTGGTGTTGTCGGCCACGCTACGTATTTTCGGAGTCGACCGCTTCCTGACGGCGAACGGCCTGAACCTTGGCGCGTTGCTGATTTTCTCGGTGATCGTCGGTTTCACCGGGTCCATCATCTCGCTGTTCCTGAGCAAGCCCATGGCCAAGTGGAGCACCGGCGCCCAGATAATCGACCCCAACGGGCCGCGCACCCAGCGTGAAGCCTGGTTGCTGGACACGGTGCATCAATTGGCGGACCGTGCCGGTATCGGCCGGCCCGAGGTCGCCATTTATGACGGCGCGCCCAATGCTTTCGCGACGGGCGCATTCAAGAACGACTCCCTGGTCGCCGTCAGCACCGGCCTGCTGGAAAGCATGACGGAAGAAGAAGTGGCCGCGGTGCTGGGGCACGAGGTCGCGCACATCGCCAATGGCGACATGGTGACCCTGACCTTGATCCAGGGCGTGGTGAACACCTTCGTGATTTTCCTGGCGCGGGTGGTGGGTTATTTCATCGACCGCACCGTGTTCCGCAATGAGCGCGGCCTGGGGCCGGGGTACATGATCACGGTGATCGTCTGTGAAATCCTGTTCGGTATCGCGGCGTCGGTCATCGTCGCGTGGTTCTCGCGCCAGCGCGAGTTCCGTGCCGATGCCGGCTCGGCGCATCTGCTGGGTTCGCGCGATCCGATGATTCGCGCCCTGGCGCGTCTGGGTGGCCTGGAGGCCGGCGAATTGCCGAAGTCTTTCGAAGCCTCGGGGATCAGTGGCCGCCAGGCCATCAGCGCGATCTTCGCGTCGCACCCGCCCATTCAGCAGCGCATCGCGGCGCTGCAACGCGGCGCGGCTTGA